A single genomic interval of Psychroserpens sp. NJDZ02 harbors:
- a CDS encoding amidohydrolase family protein, with product MIKKWAALSLLLCGYFSFAQEYVPKNDGVKTNTSNYTALTNAKIYVTPNQIIEKGTLLIKDGKVVSSGASVTIPKNAVVIDVTGKSIYPSFIDIYSDFGIKKPSSASGNRRNPQYDASREGFYWNDHIRPDQNAIDHFKFDSKKAEALRKAGFGVVNSHIDDGIIQGTGVLVTLAASGSDATRLLDDRVGQFSGTSKSKTSRQAYPTSLMGTMALLRQVNHDADWYAKGNIKEKDRALEAYIANKNLVQFFDAGKKINALRFDKLGDQFGIQYVFVGGGDEYELISDIKNTNAKFILPLDFPDAYDMEDPLLAQSVSLEDLKAWNQSPANPKVLAENNIQFALTTHKLKEAKELMPNIIKAIAYGLDKTKALEALTTIPAGIIGKSSELGHLKSGAYANFLITSGDVFEKETTIYENWVTGIKDELTPMNTADLRGSYTFNFDNTDYELEISGDIEKLKSKVKTKTKEYGSKISFSANWMQLTFAAADSTKKEFVRVVTNVTNPKTLSGKLFYPNGNEGPFLATKQAKDAKKGDKKDSEDKDDKTPTIYPVTYPNMAYGMESLPQQETLLFKNVTVWTNEKDGIIKNTDVLIKNGKIAKMGINLSAGNATVIDGTGKHLTAGIIDEHSHIATESVNEAGQNSTAEVTIEDVLDAEDVDIYRNLAGGVTSIQILHGSANPIGGRSAIIKLKWGEKADNLVYKNSPKFIKFALGENVKQSNWGDNAKTRFPQTRMGVEQVYTDYFQRGKEYDALKKSGKPYRKDLELETLAEILNKERFVSCHSYVQSEINMLMKVAEKFDFRINTFTHILEGYKLADKMVEHGAGGSTFSDWWAYKYEVNDAIPFNAPIMHNAGVLVAINSDDAEMSRRLNQEAAKSVKYGDISEEDAWKFVTLNPAKLLHIDDRVGSIKVGKDADVVLWTDNPLSIYAKAEKTIIEGKIYFDLERDAKLRETIKKEKNELTMLMLQAKNKGLKTKPIEKKEKELLHCDSIDHQH from the coding sequence ATGATTAAAAAATGGGCAGCATTAAGCCTGCTGTTGTGCGGTTATTTTTCTTTTGCACAAGAGTATGTTCCAAAAAACGATGGTGTAAAAACCAACACGTCTAATTACACAGCCTTAACAAACGCTAAAATTTATGTCACTCCTAATCAAATTATTGAAAAAGGAACCTTGCTTATTAAAGATGGTAAAGTCGTGTCTTCTGGAGCGTCTGTTACTATCCCGAAAAACGCTGTTGTTATTGATGTGACTGGTAAATCTATTTACCCTTCTTTTATTGATATTTATTCAGATTTTGGTATTAAAAAACCGAGTAGCGCTTCTGGCAATAGAAGAAATCCACAATATGACGCTAGTCGCGAAGGTTTTTATTGGAATGACCATATTAGACCTGACCAAAATGCAATAGACCATTTTAAGTTTGATAGCAAAAAAGCGGAAGCATTACGTAAGGCTGGTTTTGGAGTTGTCAACTCACATATTGATGATGGTATTATCCAAGGGACTGGTGTATTAGTAACACTAGCAGCTTCGGGTAGTGATGCTACTAGATTATTAGACGACAGAGTTGGTCAGTTTTCTGGGACGTCTAAAAGTAAAACCTCTAGACAGGCTTATCCAACATCCTTAATGGGGACTATGGCTTTATTACGCCAGGTAAACCATGATGCAGATTGGTATGCTAAAGGTAATATTAAAGAAAAAGATCGCGCTTTAGAAGCTTATATAGCTAATAAAAATCTGGTTCAGTTTTTTGATGCTGGTAAAAAGATAAATGCGTTACGTTTTGACAAATTAGGAGATCAATTTGGGATCCAATATGTATTTGTTGGTGGTGGTGACGAGTATGAGTTGATTAGTGATATTAAAAATACCAATGCTAAATTTATCTTACCATTAGATTTTCCGGATGCTTATGATATGGAAGATCCATTATTAGCCCAGTCTGTTAGCCTTGAGGATTTAAAAGCATGGAACCAAAGTCCTGCTAACCCTAAAGTTTTAGCCGAAAACAATATTCAGTTTGCGTTAACGACGCACAAATTAAAAGAGGCGAAAGAATTAATGCCGAATATTATAAAAGCTATTGCCTATGGTTTAGACAAAACAAAGGCTTTAGAAGCTTTAACGACTATTCCTGCCGGAATTATTGGAAAATCATCAGAACTTGGTCATCTTAAATCTGGTGCTTATGCTAACTTTTTAATTACTTCTGGTGATGTTTTTGAGAAAGAAACTACTATTTATGAAAACTGGGTGACGGGTATCAAAGATGAATTAACACCTATGAATACTGCAGATTTACGTGGTAGTTACACTTTTAATTTTGACAATACAGATTATGAGTTAGAGATTTCTGGTGACATTGAAAAACTAAAATCTAAGGTTAAAACAAAGACTAAAGAATATGGTTCTAAAATAAGCTTTAGTGCTAATTGGATGCAATTAACCTTTGCTGCTGCAGATAGTACTAAAAAGGAATTTGTTAGAGTCGTTACTAACGTTACCAACCCAAAAACATTAAGCGGTAAATTGTTTTACCCTAATGGTAACGAGGGGCCATTTTTGGCTACTAAGCAGGCAAAAGACGCTAAAAAAGGAGATAAAAAAGATAGCGAGGATAAAGACGATAAAACACCTACAATATATCCTGTAACCTATCCAAATATGGCATATGGTATGGAAAGCCTACCACAGCAAGAAACATTATTGTTTAAAAATGTAACGGTTTGGACTAACGAGAAAGATGGTATTATTAAAAATACGGACGTCCTAATTAAAAATGGAAAAATAGCTAAAATGGGCATTAATTTAAGTGCTGGTAATGCTACCGTTATTGACGGAACAGGAAAACATCTAACTGCTGGAATAATTGACGAGCACTCGCATATTGCGACAGAAAGTGTGAATGAAGCTGGGCAAAACAGTACTGCGGAAGTAACTATTGAAGATGTACTAGATGCCGAGGATGTTGACATTTACCGTAATCTTGCTGGTGGTGTGACTAGTATTCAAATATTACACGGATCTGCCAATCCAATTGGAGGACGTTCTGCCATCATCAAATTAAAATGGGGAGAAAAAGCCGATAATTTAGTCTACAAAAACAGTCCTAAATTTATCAAGTTTGCCTTAGGTGAAAATGTAAAACAATCTAATTGGGGAGATAATGCTAAAACTCGTTTTCCGCAAACCAGAATGGGTGTTGAGCAAGTTTATACGGATTACTTCCAACGTGGTAAAGAATATGATGCTTTAAAGAAAAGTGGTAAACCGTACAGAAAAGATTTAGAACTAGAAACGCTTGCCGAAATTTTAAATAAAGAACGTTTTGTCTCATGCCACTCTTACGTGCAAAGCGAGATTAACATGTTAATGAAAGTGGCTGAAAAGTTCGACTTTAGAATCAACACATTCACACATATTTTAGAAGGTTACAAACTAGCTGATAAAATGGTGGAACATGGTGCAGGAGGTTCTACATTCTCTGACTGGTGGGCTTATAAATATGAAGTAAATGACGCCATCCCTTTTAACGCACCAATCATGCACAATGCTGGTGTATTAGTTGCTATTAATAGTGATGATGCAGAGATGTCAAGACGTCTAAACCAAGAAGCTGCTAAATCTGTAAAATATGGAGATATTAGCGAAGAAGACGCTTGGAAATTTGTGACTCTAAATCCTGCTAAATTATTACATATTGATGATCGTGTGGGTAGTATTAAAGTTGGAAAAGATGCAGATGTAGTATTATGGACGGATAATCCTTTATCTATTTACGCTAAAGCTGAAAAAACAATCATAGAAGGAAAAATCTATTTTGATTTAGAACGTGATGCTAAACTTAGAGAAACGATTAAAAAGGAGAAAAACGAATTAACAATGCTAATGCTTCAAGCTAAAAACAAAGGGTTAAAAACTAAACCTATTGAGAAAAAAGAAAAAGAACTATTACATTGTGATTCTATTGATCACCAACACTAG
- a CDS encoding T9SS type A sorting domain-containing protein produces the protein MKLKILFFFLIGLLCFEFSFSQNTPIPSGSFNVASDVDDWTILPNTVSKSWFDGGCQSMFVDNLPNTQTAIITSPLFNIGSPGDYELELEYGVIYSTTAAVFELLDDNSTVLSASTNNTITGTCADWPNPKKTTLVFSNLSSGDYQLRITIPKSQFFIDGVSLGITNTLSVTNYKLKEALIISPNPTNGSLLMNLNYSGNYSLFNINGQLLQNGSLNIGENILDISNLPSGLYLIKTTTLEGKTFTNKVLKK, from the coding sequence ATGAAATTAAAAATACTTTTCTTTTTTTTAATTGGACTGTTGTGTTTTGAATTTTCTTTTAGTCAAAACACACCTATACCTTCTGGAAGTTTTAATGTAGCATCAGACGTTGATGATTGGACTATTTTACCAAATACAGTATCTAAATCTTGGTTTGATGGAGGTTGTCAATCAATGTTTGTTGATAATCTTCCAAATACCCAAACAGCAATTATTACATCACCTCTTTTTAATATTGGATCACCTGGTGATTATGAGTTAGAATTAGAGTATGGCGTAATTTATTCTACAACTGCTGCAGTATTTGAATTATTAGATGATAATAGTACTGTTCTTAGTGCTTCAACAAATAACACTATTACTGGTACATGTGCAGATTGGCCAAACCCTAAAAAAACCACTTTAGTTTTTTCTAATTTGAGTTCTGGGGACTATCAATTAAGAATAACGATACCTAAATCACAGTTTTTTATCGATGGTGTAAGTTTAGGTATTACAAATACATTATCTGTAACTAATTATAAATTAAAAGAGGCATTAATTATATCTCCAAACCCGACAAATGGCTCACTTCTAATGAATTTAAATTATTCGGGAAACTACTCGTTATTTAATATTAACGGTCAGTTATTACAAAACGGAAGTTTGAATATAGGAGAAAATATTTTAGACATATCAAATTTACCTAGTGGATTATATTTAATAAAAACAACAACATTGGAAGGGAAAACTTTTACTAATAAAGTTTTAAAAAAATAG
- a CDS encoding amidohydrolase family protein: MRTLKILILTLCVSAISFAQQTPGDKQTQAITIEGATVHLGNGDVIENALIMFENGTLTFVGSANTKIARQGTVIDAKGKHVYPGFIAPNSTLGLVEVDAVRASDDEDEVGAMNPHIRSLIAYNTESKIVESMRPNGVLMAQITPRGGRISGTSSVVQLDAWNWEDAVIKEDDGIHLNWPSNYSRGRWWLGEPNVLKENKNYAKEVDELTSYFAQSKAYNANKTSPKDLPFEALHGLMDGSKKLFIHVDNEKGITDAINFATTEKIKSMIIVGGYEANNVTNLLKQNNIPVLVQRTHSRPKGDDHDYDLPYKLAAQLVNAGVLVGLENSGDMERMNTRNLPFLAGTTVAYGLTKAQALSLITLNTAKILGIDDSVGSLEVGKDATLFISQGDALDMRTNKLDQAFIQGRKISLETHQTELYKRYSEKYKNK; encoded by the coding sequence ATGAGAACACTTAAAATATTAATCCTGACGTTATGTGTTTCGGCAATTAGTTTTGCCCAACAAACGCCTGGAGATAAACAAACCCAAGCCATTACTATTGAAGGTGCAACAGTACATTTAGGAAACGGTGACGTTATTGAAAATGCTTTAATAATGTTTGAAAACGGTACACTAACGTTTGTTGGTAGTGCCAACACAAAAATTGCAAGACAAGGAACTGTTATTGATGCTAAAGGTAAACATGTATATCCTGGTTTTATTGCTCCAAATTCTACTTTAGGATTAGTAGAAGTTGATGCTGTTAGAGCAAGTGATGACGAAGATGAAGTTGGTGCTATGAATCCGCATATTAGAAGTTTAATTGCATATAATACAGAATCTAAGATCGTAGAATCCATGAGACCAAACGGAGTCTTAATGGCGCAAATCACACCTCGTGGTGGACGAATTTCTGGAACATCAAGTGTTGTACAATTAGATGCTTGGAACTGGGAAGATGCCGTTATTAAGGAAGATGATGGTATACATCTAAACTGGCCAAGCAACTACTCTAGAGGACGTTGGTGGTTAGGAGAACCTAATGTTTTAAAAGAAAACAAAAACTATGCAAAGGAGGTTGACGAGCTAACGAGCTACTTTGCACAAAGCAAAGCCTATAATGCTAATAAGACCTCTCCAAAAGATTTGCCTTTTGAAGCTTTACATGGCTTAATGGATGGCTCTAAAAAACTATTTATACATGTGGATAACGAAAAAGGGATTACGGATGCTATAAATTTTGCTACAACGGAAAAGATAAAGAGTATGATTATTGTTGGTGGTTATGAAGCTAATAATGTCACTAACTTACTTAAGCAAAATAATATTCCTGTATTAGTACAACGCACGCACTCTAGACCTAAAGGAGACGATCATGATTATGATTTACCTTATAAATTAGCCGCGCAATTAGTAAATGCTGGTGTGTTAGTTGGTTTAGAAAATTCGGGAGACATGGAGCGTATGAACACCAGAAACCTTCCGTTTTTAGCCGGCACAACTGTTGCTTATGGTCTAACTAAAGCTCAGGCCTTAAGTTTAATTACTTTAAATACTGCCAAAATATTAGGTATAGACGACTCAGTAGGCTCTCTAGAAGTTGGTAAAGATGCTACCCTTTTTATTAGCCAAGGCGATGCTTTAGACATGAGAACTAACAAATTGGATCAAGCTTTTATCCAAGGTCGTAAAATTAGCTTAGAAACACACCAAACAGAATTGTACAAGCGTTACTCTGAGAAGTATAAGAATAAATAG
- a CDS encoding peptide-methionine (S)-S-oxide reductase → MTKKEQSVSIETIYLAGGCLWGVQEFLKHLPGVINTEAGRANGLTTSTNTDYDGYAECVKTVFDTTIVTIEDLIHYFLEIIDPYSINKQGNDVGEKYRTGLYSTDQNHLLKAKNCITKIEQALNDKNKTKKEIAIEVLPLTNFIPSDAEHQDRLTLHPSDYSYCHIPLDLLYKYKKIISNI, encoded by the coding sequence ATGACAAAAAAAGAACAATCAGTATCAATAGAAACCATATATCTTGCAGGCGGCTGTCTTTGGGGCGTACAAGAGTTTTTAAAACACCTACCTGGCGTTATTAATACTGAAGCTGGCAGAGCTAATGGCCTTACTACATCTACTAACACAGACTATGACGGTTATGCGGAATGCGTCAAAACAGTCTTTGATACCACCATTGTTACAATTGAAGATTTAATACATTACTTTTTAGAAATCATTGATCCTTATAGTATCAATAAACAAGGAAATGATGTAGGAGAAAAATACCGTACAGGCCTCTACAGCACTGATCAAAACCACCTATTAAAGGCCAAAAATTGTATTACTAAAATAGAACAGGCGCTAAATGATAAAAATAAAACGAAAAAAGAGATCGCTATTGAAGTGTTGCCTTTAACAAATTTTATCCCAAGTGACGCAGAACATCAAGATAGATTAACCTTGCATCCTAGTGACTATTCTTATTGCCACATTCCTTTAGACTTGTTGTATAAGTATAAAAAAATAATCAGTAATATTTAA
- a CDS encoding aminoacyl-histidine dipeptidase — MSQDVRALEPKALWNKFADLNAVPRPSKKEERVIKFMKDFGTNLGLEVIEDEVGNVIIKKPATAGMEDRVTIVMQSHLDMVHQKNADTDFDFDTQGIQMVVEGDWVKAKGTTLGADNGLGVATIMALLESTDIPHPAIEALFTIDEETGMTGAMGLKGGLLTGGILLNLDTEEDDEIGVGCAGGIDVTATRTYEQEETPEFKIGFEVKVKGLQGGHSGMQIHEGLGNANKIMNRVLFDGFENFGLRISEIDGGSLRNAIPRESRAVVVIDAVHEAAFISEMEELGNSIKTELKTMEPDLVIEVSKTETPELIMELGVQEGLTRAIYAALNGVFRMSADIPELVETSNNIARVIIKDGHVKIGCLTRSSVESSKMDLANTLRSAFELTGCEVELSGDYPGWTPNMDSSILKVLDNLYQKLNGEKAHIAACHAGLECGILGQNYPDMEMISFGPNIKGAHSPDERAQISSAQKYWNFVLEILKEIPKK, encoded by the coding sequence ATGAGTCAAGACGTTAGAGCTTTAGAGCCAAAAGCATTATGGAATAAATTCGCAGATTTAAACGCAGTACCAAGACCTTCAAAAAAGGAGGAGCGTGTGATTAAATTTATGAAAGACTTTGGTACCAATTTAGGTTTAGAAGTTATAGAAGATGAGGTTGGAAATGTAATTATCAAAAAACCTGCAACTGCAGGTATGGAGGACCGTGTGACTATTGTAATGCAATCGCATTTAGATATGGTACACCAAAAAAATGCAGATACCGATTTTGATTTTGACACACAAGGGATCCAAATGGTAGTGGAAGGTGACTGGGTAAAAGCAAAAGGAACAACGCTTGGTGCAGATAACGGATTAGGAGTGGCGACTATTATGGCACTTTTAGAAAGTACAGACATACCACATCCAGCAATAGAGGCGTTATTTACTATTGACGAAGAAACCGGTATGACGGGTGCAATGGGATTAAAAGGTGGTTTATTAACTGGCGGAATCTTATTAAACTTAGATACGGAAGAAGATGACGAGATTGGTGTTGGTTGTGCAGGAGGTATTGATGTTACCGCAACTAGAACTTACGAGCAAGAAGAAACTCCAGAATTTAAAATAGGATTTGAAGTAAAAGTAAAAGGCTTACAAGGTGGACATTCTGGTATGCAAATACACGAAGGTTTAGGTAATGCTAATAAAATAATGAATCGTGTATTATTTGATGGTTTTGAAAACTTTGGTTTACGTATTTCGGAAATTGATGGTGGAAGTTTACGTAACGCTATTCCAAGAGAAAGTAGAGCAGTAGTTGTAATAGATGCTGTACACGAAGCTGCTTTTATCAGCGAAATGGAAGAGTTGGGTAACAGTATTAAAACCGAACTGAAAACTATGGAGCCAGATTTAGTGATTGAAGTGTCTAAAACAGAGACTCCAGAACTAATAATGGAACTTGGTGTGCAAGAAGGATTAACACGTGCTATTTATGCCGCTTTAAACGGTGTGTTCCGTATGAGTGCAGATATTCCAGAATTGGTAGAAACGTCTAATAACATTGCACGAGTAATTATTAAGGATGGTCACGTAAAAATAGGGTGTTTAACACGTAGCTCTGTCGAAAGTAGTAAAATGGACTTAGCTAATACGTTACGTTCAGCATTTGAGCTTACAGGTTGCGAGGTTGAGTTGTCAGGAGATTATCCAGGATGGACACCAAACATGGATAGCTCGATATTAAAAGTGTTAGATAATTTATACCAAAAATTAAATGGCGAAAAAGCACATATTGCTGCTTGTCACGCTGGTTTAGAATGTGGTATTTTAGGTCAAAACTATCCAGATATGGAAATGATTAGTTTTGGACCAAACATCAAAGGAGCACATAGTCCTGATGAGCGTGCACAAATATCATCTGCTCAAAAATACTGGAACTTTGTATTAGAGATATTAAAGGAGATTCCTAAAAAGTAA
- a CDS encoding EamA family transporter, with product MRYLFGVTIIWAFSFSLIGVYLSGHVDAWFSVLMRIGIATLLFLPFLRLNKIKAETIFKLIAIGAVQLGLMYCFYFQSFNFLTVPEVLLFSVFTPIYITLLNDILSKQFHKGYLLTALIAVLGAAYIQYSSISQNVVLGFLIIQGANLCFAVGQVAYKHLLKSTPELESTPKHTIFGLFFIGAFIVSLIAFFMFGSTKKMPTTPVQWGVLLYLGAVASGLGYFFWNQGVIRVNTGALAIMNNALIPLGLIVNLLIWNKEADIIKILIGGSLIFASLAVNQYLNKRNKYIKE from the coding sequence ATGAGGTATTTATTTGGAGTGACTATTATTTGGGCGTTTTCATTTAGTTTAATCGGTGTCTATCTTTCTGGGCATGTGGATGCTTGGTTTTCTGTATTGATGCGTATAGGTATCGCAACACTATTATTTTTGCCTTTTTTAAGGCTTAATAAAATTAAAGCAGAAACAATTTTTAAACTTATTGCAATTGGAGCCGTTCAATTGGGTTTGATGTATTGTTTTTATTTTCAATCGTTTAATTTTTTGACTGTTCCTGAGGTATTACTGTTTAGCGTATTTACGCCTATTTACATAACGTTATTAAATGATATTTTAAGCAAGCAATTTCATAAAGGCTATTTACTAACGGCTTTGATAGCTGTTTTGGGTGCTGCTTATATTCAATACTCAAGCATTAGTCAAAATGTAGTTTTAGGTTTTTTAATCATCCAAGGTGCTAATTTATGTTTTGCTGTTGGTCAAGTAGCTTACAAGCACTTATTAAAATCTACACCAGAATTAGAAAGTACACCAAAGCATACTATTTTTGGCTTATTTTTTATTGGTGCATTTATAGTGTCGTTAATTGCTTTTTTTATGTTTGGCTCAACCAAAAAAATGCCAACCACACCAGTACAGTGGGGTGTGTTATTATATTTGGGAGCTGTGGCTTCAGGTTTAGGCTACTTTTTTTGGAACCAAGGTGTAATTAGAGTAAATACAGGGGCGTTAGCAATTATGAATAATGCGTTGATTCCGTTAGGATTAATTGTCAACCTTCTTATATGGAATAAAGAGGCCGATATTATTAAAATTTTAATTGGTGGTAGTCTTATTTTCGCGTCTCTGGCAGTTAACCAATACTTAAATAAAAGAAACAAATATATAAAAGAGTAA
- a CDS encoding DUF3810 domain-containing protein — MLKNKKLWIALLIIPMYILVKVSAKFPDTVEVVYSNGLYPFISKLFRYTLGWLPFSFGDLLYAFTIIFIIRWLILNVKRIWKDTVRWLIDVFAAVSVIFMAFHLFWGFNYYRNPLHKNLNLEDDYTTEQLVTVTKNLIKKSNAIQLEITKNDSLKVELPFTKSEILALTPKSYEALKTDFPHLEYHPKSLKKSLFSYPLTYMGFSGYLNPITNEAQVDDMIPVYKFPTTAAHEVAHQLGYAKENEANFIGFLATISNENIYFKYSGYTFGLRHCLGEIFKRDPDLYDQLLPTINTGIIKNYQEVSKFWNAYQNPLEPFFRSTYTTYLKANNQAKGMDSYSYVVALLVNYLEDKTF, encoded by the coding sequence ATGCTAAAAAACAAAAAACTGTGGATTGCCTTACTGATTATACCAATGTATATATTAGTGAAAGTTTCGGCTAAATTCCCGGACACGGTCGAGGTTGTATATAGTAATGGTTTGTATCCCTTTATTTCTAAATTATTTAGGTATACTTTGGGTTGGTTACCTTTTAGTTTTGGCGATTTATTATATGCTTTTACTATAATTTTTATTATCCGTTGGCTAATTTTAAATGTAAAACGCATCTGGAAAGATACCGTACGTTGGCTAATTGATGTCTTTGCTGCTGTTAGCGTTATTTTTATGGCGTTTCATTTATTTTGGGGGTTTAATTATTACCGAAATCCTTTGCATAAAAATTTAAATTTAGAGGATGATTACACGACTGAGCAATTAGTTACGGTGACCAAAAACTTGATTAAAAAATCTAATGCTATTCAATTAGAAATCACTAAAAATGATAGTTTAAAGGTCGAATTACCGTTTACTAAATCCGAAATTTTAGCATTAACGCCTAAAAGTTATGAGGCTTTAAAAACCGATTTTCCGCATTTGGAATACCATCCTAAAAGTTTAAAAAAATCGTTATTTAGTTATCCATTAACCTACATGGGTTTTAGTGGGTATTTAAATCCAATTACTAACGAGGCTCAGGTGGATGATATGATTCCGGTGTATAAATTCCCGACGACTGCTGCGCATGAAGTCGCACACCAATTGGGTTATGCTAAAGAAAACGAGGCTAATTTTATTGGTTTTTTAGCCACTATTAGCAACGAAAATATCTATTTTAAATATTCGGGTTACACATTTGGTTTAAGGCATTGTCTTGGCGAAATTTTTAAACGTGATCCTGATTTATATGACCAATTATTACCGACTATTAATACAGGGATTATAAAAAACTATCAAGAGGTCAGTAAGTTTTGGAATGCTTATCAAAATCCGTTAGAACCTTTTTTTAGATCGACCTACACGACGTATCTAAAAGCCAACAACCAAGCTAAAGGTATGGATAGCTACAGTTACGTCGTAGCTTTATTGGTTAATTATTTGGAAGACAAAACTTTTTAA
- a CDS encoding S41 family peptidase has protein sequence MHLITKLTTLSFLIFLFSCNTEKKEYTLSQEAMLEDYQLFRNIFEKANAGLYKYHTKAEIDSVFTANEKLINNNLPFRKYQTVLWNVIDYTGSCHNELFHPDSLNKTLNKEKIFFPIPLKHLNNKLYINYAHKGIAVGSEIVSVNGIASKKLSSLLAHYISTDGHNKTGKYAFLETSSLARLMYYVFGKQNEFNIEYKTENSSIKKQQINAVDKASFVNNYNLRHTKQKKKEEEYQYQYIDSINTGYLKVTTFGMGGPESKGHKKYAKFIDSIFKHLNKIKAPNLIVDIRNNGGGNDPNDLLLYSYVTQRNFRENTSAYTIFQDIPFPEYYIDDDIEELPISLKEEHSIEKNGKYYQNDTFNKIWEPNKNAFNGSVYLLVNPFVASAGSLFASLAKSDDNTIVIGEETCGGYYGHTGHIPVNYELPNSKLILHFSIVDLEQDVKQLTDEKYGDGVKPDYLVTQSYKDFLDRKDTQLNFTINLITK, from the coding sequence ATGCACTTAATAACCAAACTGACGACACTCTCATTTTTAATCTTTTTATTTTCTTGTAACACAGAAAAAAAAGAATACACGCTATCACAAGAAGCAATGTTAGAAGACTACCAATTGTTTAGAAACATTTTTGAAAAAGCTAATGCTGGTTTATATAAATACCACACAAAAGCAGAAATAGATAGTGTATTTACAGCAAATGAAAAACTTATAAACAACAATCTCCCTTTCCGAAAATATCAGACTGTTTTATGGAATGTCATTGATTATACAGGAAGCTGTCATAATGAATTATTTCACCCTGACTCGTTAAATAAAACATTAAATAAAGAAAAAATATTCTTTCCAATTCCGCTTAAACATCTAAATAACAAACTCTACATAAATTACGCACATAAAGGCATTGCTGTTGGTAGTGAAATTGTGTCGGTAAATGGTATAGCTAGTAAAAAACTTTCCTCTCTATTAGCACATTACATAAGTACAGATGGACATAATAAAACAGGTAAATATGCTTTTCTAGAGACATCTAGTTTGGCCAGGCTCATGTACTATGTTTTTGGGAAACAAAACGAGTTTAATATTGAATATAAGACAGAAAATTCTTCAATAAAAAAACAACAAATTAATGCGGTTGATAAAGCTTCTTTTGTAAATAATTACAACCTCAGACATACAAAACAAAAGAAGAAAGAGGAAGAGTATCAATACCAATATATTGATTCTATAAATACAGGCTATCTAAAAGTTACAACCTTTGGTATGGGTGGTCCCGAATCTAAAGGTCATAAAAAATATGCTAAATTTATAGATTCAATTTTTAAGCATTTAAATAAAATCAAAGCACCAAATTTAATTGTAGACATTCGTAATAATGGAGGTGGTAATGACCCAAATGATTTACTATTATATTCTTATGTAACACAAAGAAATTTTAGAGAAAACACATCAGCTTATACTATTTTTCAAGACATCCCTTTTCCTGAATATTATATCGATGATGACATAGAAGAATTACCTATAAGCTTAAAAGAAGAGCATTCTATAGAAAAAAATGGTAAATACTATCAAAACGATACTTTTAATAAAATTTGGGAACCTAATAAAAATGCCTTTAACGGTTCTGTTTACTTATTAGTTAACCCATTTGTTGCGTCGGCAGGCTCATTATTTGCTAGCTTAGCAAAAAGTGATGACAACACCATAGTCATTGGAGAAGAAACTTGCGGCGGATATTATGGACATACAGGACATATTCCTGTAAATTATGAATTACCAAACTCTAAGTTAATTCTACATTTCTCCATCGTCGATTTAGAACAAGATGTAAAACAATTAACTGATGAAAAATATGGGGATGGCGTTAAACCTGACTATTTAGTTACACAATCTTACAAGGATTTTCTTGACAGAAAAGACACACAGCTAAACTTTACAATTAATTTGATAACAAAATAA
- a CDS encoding GIY-YIG nuclease family protein: MHFYFVYILKCSDNSFYTGITNNLEKRLNEHQSGKNRNSYTFKRRPVICQFHQEFNDVIQAIYFEKKIKGWTKSKKEALINKDFDLLKILSECRNATHYKYNGI, encoded by the coding sequence ATGCATTTCTATTTTGTTTACATATTAAAATGCTCAGATAATTCGTTCTACACAGGAATAACAAATAACCTCGAAAAACGACTTAATGAACACCAATCTGGTAAAAACAGAAATAGTTACACATTCAAAAGAAGACCTGTCATTTGTCAATTTCACCAAGAATTTAATGATGTAATCCAAGCCATTTATTTTGAAAAGAAAATTAAAGGTTGGACAAAATCTAAAAAAGAAGCTCTAATTAATAAGGACTTTGATTTACTTAAAATTTTATCTGAATGCAGGAATGCAACACATTATAAATACAATGGTATCTAA